A single region of the Jatrophihabitans sp. GAS493 genome encodes:
- a CDS encoding transcriptional regulator, whose translation MTGLDPLIHAPARLQVLTTLSAVTEAEFITLRDVLEVSDSVLSKHISALADAGYVRSRKGVQAGRRTTWISLTSSGRKALYNHVAALRRLIDAVQ comes from the coding sequence ATGACCGGCCTCGACCCGCTGATCCATGCCCCGGCCCGGCTCCAGGTGCTCACAACGCTCTCCGCAGTGACGGAAGCTGAGTTCATCACGCTGCGAGACGTTCTCGAGGTCAGCGACTCGGTGCTGTCCAAACACATCTCCGCATTGGCCGACGCCGGATACGTGCGCAGCCGCAAAGGCGTACAGGCCGGGAGACGCACGACGTGGATAAGCCTGACCAGCTCCGGCCGCAAAGCCCTATACAACCATGTCGCGGCATTGCGCCGCCTCATCGATGCGGTCCAGTAA
- a CDS encoding YnfA family protein: MIVVRSLLLFIVAAIAEIGGAWMIWQGVREHRGLLWVGGGIVALGAYGFVATLQPDSHFGRILAAYGGIFVAGSLAWGAIMDGYRPDRFDLLGAGICLLGVVVIMYVPRH; the protein is encoded by the coding sequence GTGATCGTCGTGCGTTCCTTGCTGTTATTCATCGTCGCTGCGATCGCTGAGATCGGCGGCGCCTGGATGATCTGGCAAGGCGTCCGAGAACATCGCGGCCTGCTCTGGGTCGGCGGCGGCATCGTCGCGCTAGGCGCCTACGGCTTCGTAGCCACCCTGCAACCCGACTCACACTTCGGGCGCATCCTGGCCGCCTACGGCGGCATCTTCGTCGCGGGCTCATTGGCCTGGGGCGCGATCATGGACGGCTACCGCCCCGACCGATTCGACCTACTCGGCGCCGGAATCTGCCTCCTCGGCGTCGTCGTCATCATGTACGTTCCCCGCCACTGA